In one Stenotrophomonas maltophilia genomic region, the following are encoded:
- a CDS encoding acyl-CoA dehydrogenase family protein, producing MDFSFTEEQLMLQDVARRIAQEKIAPSAEHHDRTGEFPLENIRLLGENGLMGIEVPTEYGGAGMDPIAYVLAMVEVAAGDAAHSTIMSVNNSLFCNGILTHGSEEQKQKYVRAIAEGEAIGAFALTEPQSGSDATAMRCRAVKQADGTYVINGKKSWITSGPVARYIVLFAMSEPDKGARGITAFLVDTEKAGFGRGKTEPKLGIRASATCEIEFNDYVAQPEDVLGQEGEGFKIAMGVLDAGRIGIASQAIGIARAAYEATLEYVKERKAFGAPIGTFQMTQAKIADMKCKLDAALLLTLRAAWVKGQGKRFSNEAAIAKLTASEAAMWITHQAVQIHGGMGYSKEMPLERYFRDAKITEIYEGTSEIQRLVIARNETGLR from the coding sequence GTGGATTTCAGCTTTACTGAAGAGCAGTTGATGCTGCAGGACGTGGCGCGGCGCATCGCGCAGGAGAAGATCGCCCCGAGCGCGGAGCATCATGACCGTACCGGCGAGTTCCCGCTGGAGAACATCCGCCTGCTGGGCGAGAACGGCCTGATGGGCATCGAGGTACCGACCGAATACGGCGGCGCCGGCATGGATCCGATCGCGTATGTGCTGGCGATGGTGGAGGTCGCCGCTGGCGACGCGGCCCATTCGACCATCATGTCGGTCAACAATTCGCTGTTCTGCAACGGCATCCTGACCCACGGCAGCGAGGAGCAGAAGCAGAAGTACGTGCGCGCCATCGCGGAGGGCGAGGCCATCGGTGCATTCGCCCTGACCGAGCCGCAGTCCGGTTCGGATGCGACCGCCATGCGTTGCCGCGCGGTCAAGCAGGCCGACGGCACCTACGTCATCAACGGCAAGAAGAGCTGGATCACCTCCGGCCCGGTGGCCCGGTACATCGTGTTGTTCGCGATGAGCGAGCCGGACAAGGGCGCGCGTGGCATCACGGCTTTCCTGGTCGACACCGAAAAGGCCGGCTTCGGCCGTGGCAAGACCGAGCCGAAGCTGGGCATCCGTGCCTCGGCGACCTGCGAGATCGAATTCAACGATTACGTCGCCCAGCCGGAAGACGTGCTGGGCCAGGAGGGCGAGGGCTTCAAGATCGCCATGGGCGTGCTCGATGCCGGGCGCATCGGCATCGCATCGCAGGCCATCGGCATCGCCCGTGCCGCTTATGAAGCGACGCTGGAGTATGTGAAGGAGCGCAAGGCGTTTGGCGCGCCGATCGGTACTTTCCAGATGACCCAGGCCAAGATCGCCGACATGAAGTGCAAGCTGGACGCAGCCCTGCTGCTGACGCTGCGCGCGGCATGGGTGAAGGGCCAGGGCAAGCGTTTCAGCAATGAAGCGGCCATCGCCAAGCTGACGGCGTCGGAAGCGGCGATGTGGATCACCCACCAGGCCGTGCAGATCCATGGTGGCATGGGCTACTCCAAGGAAATGCCGCTGGAGCGCTACTTCCGCGATGCCAAGATCACCGAGATCTACGAGGGCACCTCGGAGATCCAGCGCCTGGTGATCGCCCGCAACGAGACCGGGCTGCGCTGA
- a CDS encoding ArsR/SmtB family transcription factor: MDLEDWSTRLKVFADATRVRLLALLEQEELTVAELSAITRLAQPRVSTHLARLKEAGLVRDRRAGVSAYYRFDEAQLDPAQRALWHALSNGSDDPLLRQDAERVAAVLASRAADQNWADSVAGDMERHYSPGRTWEALARTALPLLETGDVLDIASGDGVLAELVAPHAKRYICIDTSARVVAAASERLRRLPNVEVREGDMHALPFKDRSFDLVVLMHALTYASKPAQAVTEAARVLRPGGRLLLCSLARHEHKAAVEAYGHVNLGFSDKELKKFVDKAGLQVSSLETVTREKRPPHFEVISLIANKP, from the coding sequence ATGGATCTGGAAGACTGGTCAACCCGCCTGAAGGTGTTCGCCGATGCGACGCGGGTGCGCCTGCTGGCGCTGCTGGAGCAGGAAGAGCTGACCGTGGCCGAGCTTTCGGCGATCACCCGGCTGGCCCAGCCGCGCGTGTCCACTCACCTGGCGCGCCTGAAGGAAGCGGGCCTGGTCCGCGACCGCCGCGCCGGCGTGTCGGCCTACTACCGCTTCGACGAAGCGCAGCTGGATCCGGCGCAGCGCGCATTGTGGCATGCCTTGAGCAACGGAAGCGACGATCCACTGCTGCGACAGGACGCTGAACGGGTCGCCGCCGTGCTGGCCAGCCGCGCCGCGGACCAGAACTGGGCCGACAGCGTGGCCGGCGACATGGAACGTCACTATTCTCCGGGCCGCACCTGGGAGGCGCTGGCGCGTACCGCCCTGCCCCTGTTGGAAACCGGCGACGTGCTCGATATCGCGTCCGGCGACGGCGTGCTGGCCGAACTGGTGGCACCGCATGCCAAGCGCTACATCTGCATCGACACCAGCGCGCGCGTGGTGGCCGCTGCCAGTGAACGCCTGCGCCGCCTGCCCAATGTGGAAGTGCGCGAGGGTGACATGCATGCCCTGCCCTTCAAGGACCGCAGCTTCGACCTGGTGGTGCTGATGCACGCACTGACCTACGCCAGCAAGCCGGCGCAGGCCGTCACCGAAGCCGCGCGCGTGCTGCGCCCGGGCGGCCGCCTGCTGCTGTGCAGCCTGGCGCGCCACGAACACAAGGCAGCGGTGGAAGCCTATGGTCACGTCAACCTGGGTTTCAGCGACAAGGAACTGAAGAAGTTCGTCGACAAGGCCGGCCTGCAGGTTTCCAGCCTGGAGACGGTCACCCGCGAGAAGCGGCCGCCGCACTTCGAAGTGATCTCGCTGATCGCCAACAAGCCCTGA